Proteins co-encoded in one Artemia franciscana chromosome 10, ASM3288406v1, whole genome shotgun sequence genomic window:
- the LOC136032511 gene encoding uncharacterized protein LOC136032511, translating into MGSYDEQINQDKDRGASPYSKLEEQLWKDPQFADVLKVLRNITERTNSTKVLGNEDENEEEFVGALVASCIILVGVYLIWYGLTFRQRLKEGRAELPTHRHEEEGLVREERETAPPSAPLMQNPPAYNVLYEKEAKQTSEPKEEVSHHAPDIGFVLRGD; encoded by the exons atgggttCTTATGATGAACAAATAAATCAGGATAAAGACAGAGGCGCATCACCATATTCAAAGCTAGAGGAACAGTTATGGAAGGATCCTCAATTTGCAGATGTATTAAAGGTTCTTAGAAATATTACTGAAAGGACAAATTCAACAAAAGTTCTAGGAAATG AAGATGAAAATGAGGAAGAATTTGTCGGAGCTCTTGTTGCATCGTGTATAATATTGGTTGGCGTTTACCTTATATGGTATGGACTTACGTTTCGCCAGCGACTAAAAGAAGGGAGAGCGGAATTACCAACCCACAGACATGAAGAAGAAGGTCTTGTGAGAGAAGAAAGAGAAACTGCCCCTCCCTCTGCACCTCTCATGCAGAATCCGCCAGCTTATAATGTTTTATATGAAAAAGAGGCGAAACAAACCTCTGAACCAAAGGAAGAGGTGTCTCATCATGCACCGGACATAGGCTTTGTGCTAAGAGGTGattaa